From Funiculus sociatus GB2-C1, the proteins below share one genomic window:
- a CDS encoding DVUA0089 family protein: MNNYLFLPFAFCIVPFLVGEVAQAATFTEIGDAGELLSTSQAVSTQPPGTPLTSILGIITAGEDIDLFQIYVNGVNPFSATTVGTGTTIDTQLFLFNSAGIGVFGNDDDAGTPQSTIPSTLLSAGVYYLAISTFGDSPASTGGDIFPSPLLGVQGSTGTGGASPLSGWFRDSFDDNIGTYTINLTGAEFTTGSTPVPYEPHSALGVLALGVWGAVSRFKKTRKLARKSCIAGNTSQSGQLAKKPEKQV, translated from the coding sequence ATGAACAATTATCTCTTTTTGCCTTTTGCCTTCTGTATTGTGCCTTTTTTAGTTGGAGAAGTGGCACAAGCTGCTACATTTACTGAGATTGGGGATGCTGGCGAATTGCTTTCAACAAGTCAGGCTGTCAGTACCCAACCGCCCGGAACACCCCTGACCAGCATCTTAGGAATAATAACGGCAGGTGAAGATATTGACTTGTTTCAAATCTACGTAAATGGTGTTAATCCATTTTCAGCTACAACAGTAGGTACTGGGACTACGATTGACACGCAGTTATTCTTGTTTAATTCAGCGGGCATAGGTGTTTTTGGAAACGATGACGATGCAGGTACTCCTCAGTCAACTATTCCTTCCACTTTGTTATCTGCTGGGGTTTACTATTTAGCCATTTCTACCTTTGGAGACTCGCCAGCAAGCACTGGAGGTGACATTTTTCCTTCACCATTGTTGGGAGTTCAAGGGTCAACTGGTACTGGTGGTGCGTCGCCACTTAGCGGCTGGTTCAGAGACAGCTTTGATGACAATATTGGCACCTACACTATCAATTTAACCGGGGCTGAGTTTACTACTGGTTCTACTCCTGTTCCCTACGAACCGCATTCAGCACTGGGAGTATTAGCGTTGGGTGTTTGGGGTGCTGTTTCTAGATTTAAAAAAACACGAAAATTAGCCAGGAAATCATGTATAGCGGGCAATACCAGCCAAAGCGGACAACTTGCTAAAAAGCCAGAAAAGCAAGTTTAA
- the crtA gene encoding cyanoexosortase A — protein sequence MKKRTVIVGRLLGNPKLWLFAIAFGIAAVQVILTWKLTRDSDRLSLTVLSWCALFSLLWKKRNTLKVESDILSTLFGVLLIAISLIKSTSLFWFESSFIKIAILFFALGLGLIASGFKGLKQYSLEFIIVFLLVIPEELLLQQLENLINTSLLAAKFSTFMLWYLGFTVSRQGVNVILPNGAIEIYAGCSGLNAMLLLLRLSLLFVLVFPTELYKKILLPIAAILLAFLINGIRVALMAVLVASSNQQAFEYWHGSEGNQIFSTISILIFGMLCQFLLHENKPENPDNMEF from the coding sequence ATGAAAAAACGTACTGTCATCGTAGGTAGGTTATTAGGAAACCCAAAGTTATGGTTGTTTGCGATCGCTTTCGGCATAGCTGCGGTTCAAGTAATCTTAACCTGGAAGCTAACTCGCGATAGCGATCGCTTAAGCTTAACTGTCTTGTCTTGGTGTGCTTTATTCTCTTTGCTGTGGAAAAAACGTAATACTTTAAAAGTAGAAAGTGATATTCTTTCTACTTTATTTGGTGTCTTACTGATTGCTATCAGCCTCATCAAAAGCACATCTCTGTTTTGGTTTGAGTCTTCATTTATTAAAATAGCTATATTATTTTTCGCTTTAGGTTTGGGTTTGATAGCATCTGGTTTTAAGGGATTAAAGCAATATTCGTTGGAATTTATTATCGTGTTCCTTCTTGTTATTCCTGAAGAATTGCTATTACAGCAACTTGAAAATCTAATTAATACCAGTTTACTAGCCGCTAAGTTTTCAACCTTCATGCTTTGGTATTTAGGATTTACAGTTTCTCGCCAAGGCGTAAACGTGATTTTACCCAACGGCGCTATAGAAATATATGCCGGATGTTCTGGATTAAATGCGATGTTGCTACTGTTACGGCTATCGCTGCTTTTCGTTTTAGTATTCCCTACAGAACTTTATAAAAAAATATTGTTACCTATAGCCGCTATTTTATTAGCATTTCTAATCAATGGGATTCGAGTTGCTTTAATGGCGGTTTTGGTAGCATCCTCAAATCAGCAAGCATTTGAATACTGGCATGGATCTGAAGGCAACCAAATATTTTCTACAATTTCCATTTTAATTTTTGGTATGTTATGCCAATTCTTGCTACATGAAAATAAACCAGAAAATCCAGATAACATGGAGTTTTAA
- a CDS encoding cyanoexosortase A system-associated protein → MILSKELRGILLAITSFGIILTLLKLILDPEAGNKTVTLFAFPPTVPLTEAQLLESKPLNDTVNQLPGQYDSVIAGRQYRYIKNGIPINIEMRYVVGTLGNIDSLLQKHTDVKLPRGEMIQTLRQQNEMGFYSLFVYQHQAYLNACINPRGNSTVTMQQFLKNQVTYDLQIGRLMPWLLGKETLRDRRCLWAHLSTPLNGTNPESSYQLLEQAWFSWFRWWKPRFPKQ, encoded by the coding sequence ATGATATTGAGCAAAGAACTGCGAGGTATATTATTAGCTATAACTTCTTTTGGGATTATTTTGACGCTTTTAAAGTTAATTTTAGATCCGGAAGCAGGTAATAAAACTGTTACTTTGTTCGCTTTTCCGCCAACTGTTCCATTAACTGAAGCCCAACTATTGGAAAGTAAACCTCTGAATGATACAGTTAATCAGCTACCTGGACAATACGATTCTGTTATTGCTGGAAGGCAATATCGATATATTAAAAATGGCATTCCTATCAATATAGAGATGCGCTATGTGGTAGGTACTTTGGGAAATATCGATAGCTTGCTGCAAAAACATACTGATGTCAAGCTACCTCGTGGTGAGATGATACAGACGTTACGCCAGCAAAATGAAATGGGCTTTTATAGCCTCTTTGTTTATCAGCATCAAGCTTACTTGAATGCCTGTATTAACCCACGCGGAAACAGTACAGTTACTATGCAACAATTTTTGAAAAATCAAGTTACTTACGACTTACAAATAGGACGTTTGATGCCTTGGTTATTAGGTAAAGAAACTTTGCGCGATCGCCGTTGTCTTTGGGCGCATTTATCCACGCCTTTAAATGGTACTAACCCTGAGTCTTCCTACCAACTTTTGGAACAAGCTTGGTTTTCCTGGTTTCGCTGGTGGAAACCGCGCTTTCCTAAACAATAG